The genome window AGATCAAAAAGGCCGTTATAACAGTTCCTGCTTATTTTAACGATGCTCAAAGACAAGCCACAAAAGAAGCAGGAGAAATAGCTGGTTTAGAAGTTCTAAGAATAATAAACGAACCAACAGCGGCTTCTATAGCTTTTGGTCTGGACCGATCCCAAGAAGAAAGAAAAATAGTTGTATATGATCTAGGCGGGGGAACCTTTGATGTTTCTATTTTGGATATAGGAGAAGATATTGTAGAAGTTATCGCCACTTCTGGAAACAACCATCTAGGAGGAGACGATTTTGATCAAAGGATAATCGACTGGTTAGCTGATGAATTTATGAAAGAGTATAAAGTTGACTTAAGAAAAGATAAGCAAGCACTTCAAAGATTGAAGGAAGCTGCTGAATCTGCTAAGATAGAGCTATCAGGTAAACTAGAAACGGATATAAATTTACCTTTTATCACAGTTGTTGATGGCCAACCTGTTCATTTAGAAAAGAAACTAACCAGAGCAAAATTAGAAGAACTCATTGGAGACCTAATAGAATCAACAAGAGGACCTATTGAGAACGCAATGAGAGATGCTAAACTTTCACCTCAAGATATAAGTGATGTACTACTTGTAGGTGGTTCAACGAGGATACCAGCCGTCCAAAAATTAGTTAAAAATTATTTTGGGAAAGATCCTTCAAAGAATGTCAATCCAGACGAAGCCGTTGCAATTGGAGCAGGTGTTCAAGCTTCTATAATGGTTGGAGAAACTGAAAGAGACCTTGTCTTAGTGGATGTTACTCCTTTATCCTTAGGTGTAGAAGTTAAGGGAGGTTTAATGGAAGTTATTATACCAAGAAATAACAAAATTCCTGTCAAAAAATCTAAAACTTTTACCACCTCCGTAGACGGGCAAACAGAGGTTGAAGTAAGAGTTTATCAGGGTGAAAGGCCTTTAGCAAAAGACAATTTTTTCTTAGGGAGTTTTAAGTTGACAGGTATTGCCCCTGCACCAAGAGGAGTTCCTCAAATTGAAGTTGCTTTTGATATTGACTCTAATGGAATTGTAAGTGTATCAGCCAAGGATTTAGGAACTCAGAAACAGCAATCTATGGTAGTAACCGGAAGACACAAACTCGATAAAGAGCAAATAGATAGAATGATGAAAGAGGCTAGAGAGTACGAAGAACAAGACAAAAAGGTAAAAGAAAAAGTTGAGATGAGAAACCAAGCAGACGATTTAATCTATCAAACAGAAAAATTATTAAGTGAAAATGGAGATAAAATCCCTGATGACTTAAAAGCCAACATAGAAGAAAAAACAAAAGAATTAAAGCAAGCTTTAGAGGAAGATAACGTTGGTAAAATTAAGATAGTCAAAGATGAGTTACAACAAGAGATTATAAAAGTAGGACAATATATTTATCAAAACCAAAACCCAGGAGCAACTACGGGAGCAACTAACCCCGGAAACAATCCAGAAAATTAGGAATTTAGGAATTTAGGAGGCGTTAAAAGCCTCCTAAATTTTTTTGAACCTAACTTTGAATAACCCCACATCTATTAGTAGTATAAAACAAAGTCATATTTCTCAATACTTTGTATATAAGTGTAAATGTGGTATAATATATCTTGGAGGTGATTGCAAAGTGCAGAAAACCTTTAATTTCGATTCATTCAACTTATCATTGAAAGAACTGGACTCAAAGGAAGATTTATTAGATGACGATTTTGAGTTCACCAAGTTAGAAATAGCAGAGTTCCTAGAAAAGAATTTGGGAAAGTATGGAGATCCATTAGAAGATATTATCAGTTCTATTGATTACGCCTTTTCTAACGAGAAAGGAAAAGGAGGATTTGTTCTGGTGCTTCATAATGACGATAGCATTGTAGGTGCTGTTGTTATTAACGATACGGGTATGGAAGGATATATCCCTGAGCATGTGCTGGTGTACATAGCTGTTGATAAAAATTGTAGAGGGAAGGGGATAGGTAGTAACCTCTTGAAAGAAACAATTACCCGATGTGACGGGGATATATCCTTGCATGTGGAATACGACAACCCGGCTAGAAAATTGTACAAAAAAGTTGGCTTCGAATCCAAATATGCTGAGATGAGATATAAATCATAATATCCAATACCACGCAAAAAAAGGCAACCAAAATGGTTGCCTTTTTAATATATCTATCTTAGTGCTAAAAACTATTATGGTGGGCAGGGGCAGAATCGAACTGCCGACACACGGATTTTCAGTCCGTTGCTCTACCGACTGAGCTACCTGCCCATCCTTAAACTTGGTGGGCGCTGCAGGATTTGAACCTGCGACCTTCTGCTTGTAAGGCAGACGCTCTCCCACTGAGCTAAACACCCTTCCTAATGTTATGGCGCCCCCAACCAGATTCGAACTGGTGCCTTTGGCGTGAAAGGCCAATGTCCTTGACCGCTAGACGATGGGGGCAAGATCTCAAACCTGAAATATATTATCATAAAAATTATGAGATGTCAAGGTTTTTTTTGTTTTTTGATAATTTTTTTGCTATATCAGTTATATCTCCTGCCCCAACAAATAGTAGAACCGCATTTTTTTCTTGTAACAGATCTGATATAATTTCATCTTCAGAATTATAATATTTAGAGGATATAGCTTGAGAATTAAGAGCTTCAACTACCTTTTTTTCATCAACCCCGTTAATAGGTTCTTCAAAGGCAGAATATATCCTGTAGACTAATACTTCATCGGAATATTTTAGAACATCAATAAAGTCGTTTATGTGGAAGTAAAGACGGGTGTACCTATGTGGCTGAAATATGGTTATTATTTTCCTTTTTGGAAAATACTCTTTTGTTGCTTTTATCGTTTCTAAGATTTCGTCGGGTGTATGGGCATAATCGTCTATTATTGATAGATTTTCTTTATCGTAAAGTATGTTGAATCTTCTCCCTACTGAATTATACCCGAGAAAAGTTTCTTTTATTGTGTTAAACTCAATGCCGAATTCTAAAGAAAGTGCGGTTGAAGCCAGTGCATCATAAGCGTAGTGCACTCCCGGAAGATTTAAAGTAATATCTCCAATGTATATATTTTTATGATAAAGTTCAAACACCTGATATCTGTTATATTGGCGTCTTTTTTTAATTATATAATCTGCCTTTTCACTTCGCCCAAAGTATAAGACTTTCTTTTCTTCTAGGTGCCATTTAGTGAGATGGTTATCGTCTACATTTAATAAAACAAGTTCTTTAGTGTTGTTTGCAAATTTATAAAGAGAACTTTCCAAATTATCAAATTCATTGTCGTAGTGTTCTAAATGATCAGGTCTTAAATTGTTTATGATAGAAAAATTCGTTTCTGTTTCTTCTATAAAGCCATCACTCTCATCGACTTCCGCTATTACTATTCCATTTCCATATCTAAAGTTGCCATCTTCTAGTGAATCATGTATTCCACCTAAAAAAACTGTTGGATCTTTGCCGGCATTTTTGAATATTTGAGAAACCATAGCCGTTGTGGTGGTTTTTCCATCTGTCCCAGTAATGCCTATTGAGGTATGCTTTTGCAATATTGAGTTGAGTAGTTGCATTCTGTTCAAAATAGTTATATTTCTTCTTTTGGCCTCTATCAGTTCGGGATTGGTATATTTTATTGCCGTTGTTTTAATTAAAAAATCTATATCAGGAAGATCAGAGTCCTGTTTTAATTTGACTTTTATTCCTTTTTTTATTAAGTATTCTACTCTTTCGTTCATTTCATTGTTCGATCCAAGCACGTTTTTTATTCCATACTTATAAGCTGTGTATAAGGCTAGGGAACTCATACCGATACCACCTATCCCGGAGAAGTAATACTTCATAGATACCTCCTTTTGAGAATACAAATATTGACTTTAGAAACTCTAAAACCTTGTGTTAGCACCACTTAACCCGACGTTAAGGGGTAAACCCCTTAAGATCCCCAAATTCAAGGTCAAAATCATTTAAAAAAATGGTTTGCACAGTGACGCAAACGCACCCCGCACTCATAAGATATTATTAACAATACTTTCTGTGGCTCTATTTATCTTAGGTGTGTAGCTAAATTCTTCATTTTTTGGTTGAATACGATTTAAAAAGTTGATCAGTCGATCAATTTCCACATTTTCTTCATCAAAAACAACAACTTTTCCCTTCTTTTGAAGGGAAAGAGCGTTTTTTAATTGGTGATTTTCTGCAGCACCTTTCCATGGGATCAAAATAGCAGAAAGATCATAGAACTGAATTTCCGCTAGAGTTGTTGCTCCTGCCCTTGATATCACTCCATCGGATACAGCCATTAATTCATATAAATTTTCTATATATTTAAAAGTAAAAACATTGGGAAATTGTTTGAACTTTTCTTGGTTTTTGGTTATATGTATGTAATTGTTAATTTTTTCTTTTTTGTATACTCTGTACATTAATTCATCTATTTCGTTAGAACCAAGGCTTCCTCCAAAGACTAAAATACATCTTTTGTTTAAATCCTTTATTCCGAAACCATGCAAGTAAGTTCGCGGTATTTCATTTTCGGGCGTTCTTACAGGGTTACCTGTAAGAATAAACTTATCATTCAACTTTGTTTCTTCGTAACTTACAAAAACTTTTTTTGCCCATCTAGATAGTACTTTATTGGATATTCCAAGAATTGAAT of Petrotoga miotherma DSM 10691 contains these proteins:
- the dnaK gene encoding molecular chaperone DnaK, with the translated sequence MSAKEYVVGIDLGTTNSAIAWVKPDGNPEVIPNSEGKRTTPSIVSFGKDGQILVGEPAKRQVILNSDRTVRSIKRYMGSDHTVKIDDKVYTPQQISAYILKKLVRDAEEYLGGKIKKAVITVPAYFNDAQRQATKEAGEIAGLEVLRIINEPTAASIAFGLDRSQEERKIVVYDLGGGTFDVSILDIGEDIVEVIATSGNNHLGGDDFDQRIIDWLADEFMKEYKVDLRKDKQALQRLKEAAESAKIELSGKLETDINLPFITVVDGQPVHLEKKLTRAKLEELIGDLIESTRGPIENAMRDAKLSPQDISDVLLVGGSTRIPAVQKLVKNYFGKDPSKNVNPDEAVAIGAGVQASIMVGETERDLVLVDVTPLSLGVEVKGGLMEVIIPRNNKIPVKKSKTFTTSVDGQTEVEVRVYQGERPLAKDNFFLGSFKLTGIAPAPRGVPQIEVAFDIDSNGIVSVSAKDLGTQKQQSMVVTGRHKLDKEQIDRMMKEAREYEEQDKKVKEKVEMRNQADDLIYQTEKLLSENGDKIPDDLKANIEEKTKELKQALEEDNVGKIKIVKDELQQEIIKVGQYIYQNQNPGATTGATNPGNNPEN
- a CDS encoding GNAT family N-acetyltransferase, which gives rise to MQKTFNFDSFNLSLKELDSKEDLLDDDFEFTKLEIAEFLEKNLGKYGDPLEDIISSIDYAFSNEKGKGGFVLVLHNDDSIVGAVVINDTGMEGYIPEHVLVYIAVDKNCRGKGIGSNLLKETITRCDGDISLHVEYDNPARKLYKKVGFESKYAEMRYKS
- the murC gene encoding UDP-N-acetylmuramate--L-alanine ligase, which codes for MKYYFSGIGGIGMSSLALYTAYKYGIKNVLGSNNEMNERVEYLIKKGIKVKLKQDSDLPDIDFLIKTTAIKYTNPELIEAKRRNITILNRMQLLNSILQKHTSIGITGTDGKTTTTAMVSQIFKNAGKDPTVFLGGIHDSLEDGNFRYGNGIVIAEVDESDGFIEETETNFSIINNLRPDHLEHYDNEFDNLESSLYKFANNTKELVLLNVDDNHLTKWHLEEKKVLYFGRSEKADYIIKKRRQYNRYQVFELYHKNIYIGDITLNLPGVHYAYDALASTALSLEFGIEFNTIKETFLGYNSVGRRFNILYDKENLSIIDDYAHTPDEILETIKATKEYFPKRKIITIFQPHRYTRLYFHINDFIDVLKYSDEVLVYRIYSAFEEPINGVDEKKVVEALNSQAISSKYYNSEDEIISDLLQEKNAVLLFVGAGDITDIAKKLSKNKKNLDIS
- a CDS encoding UDP-N-acetylglucosamine--N-acetylmuramyl-(pentapeptide) pyrophosphoryl-undecaprenol N-acetylglucosamine transferase codes for the protein MRKNEELKVVFSGGGTGGHYYPALSVIKYLDKCYNKLDVIYFTTKGRIEEKKLPTDFPKAKLIPLNTKGLERPLYNVRNINRAFEVLRDKRKVEKIIKEFKPVFGFLTGGYVTVPVGLALKKQNIPFYLHEQNSILGISNKVLSRWAKKVFVSYEETKLNDKFILTGNPVRTPENEIPRTYLHGFGIKDLNKRCILVFGGSLGSNEIDELMYRVYKKEKINNYIHITKNQEKFKQFPNVFTFKYIENLYELMAVSDGVISRAGATTLAEIQFYDLSAILIPWKGAAENHQLKNALSLQKKGKVVVFDEENVEIDRLINFLNRIQPKNEEFSYTPKINRATESIVNNIL